The Malus domestica chromosome 17, GDT2T_hap1 genome contains the following window.
ctttgataTTCTCTCTGCCAAGTACTCCATTTTTTCTTGAAAACTCAGCTATGGGAAATTGTTTGAGAAGTAATAACAAGATTTCGTCACAAGATTATGAGAAGCATGAGACGGCAAAGGAAGTCGAAACCCTAGAAGCAACAAAAACAGCAATGCCATTGCCATCCAAGTTGAAGCATGAGAAGAAGTCTGTGAGGTTTAATTTACAAGATGATCAAGAAATCGGCAGATGTAGAGGAAATATTCCTGATGATTCTAAAAGTGGTGGAGCTGTGAGGATTAGACTGGTGATGACTCGGGAGGAGTTGAAACAGCTGCTGAATTATAAGAAAGATTCAAACCACTCTTCTTTGGAGGAATTGCTGAGTTCTCTAAAGTCCAGAGGAACTAGGGTTTCTGAAATTAATGGAACAAGTGGTGATGATGAAAGCATAAGCAGTAGTAGTTGCTAGAGGCAACTTTAGAGAGCATTCCAGAGTATCAATATtgatgtatgtatgtatgtacataCACACTAATTGTAGAATTAGAAAACTGGTTTGATTATGTTTGATGTGTGGCCTAATTAGTATTTATCATTTAATCACCATATCATCAGTGTACTTTCACTTTTGTGTTGCATAAATTGAAGAGACAATTAGAAAAGTAGGTGATCGTTTCAACCGTCGAATATAATACCAACACATTTCTGCTTTACTAAGTTGCAACTGCGACCAAATTATTGTTGAAGACAGTTAGGCATTTAATTTTTGAAACTTTTGAAAGTAGTCTCTCACATTCTGCTAgggaagaaataataaaaatgacaaaagctGACGCCACAAATTTCATCCCCAAAAATCATATTTTGATTGCACCTCAACAATATCAATTGTACTTAAACTGTTAGATAATTATAGTCAATGATACTGTAATTATAGACTTGAATTTAGTGAAGCTGGCTCTACTCCAAGTTCAATGCCCCCACCCTCAAGGTTAAAATAAATTAGAGTGTCGCTCTTAATAGAAAAAATTAGAGTGTATTGTGTAAGCTTAGAATTAGAAGAACGCATGCATTGCCTGCGATAACAAGGTTGTGATTGATCCTACCTACAGAGTTCGTGAGGAGCAACCATAAACAGTAATAAATGGATTGTCGAGGTTTCGAGTTCGATTCATAATGAGTTTGATACCTAATTATAACCAACTCTTTACGTTGTTTGATCTAAATTTCCCTCCCCTAAAATCCTTGTatcaaaagagaaataaaagtaaGACAGAAATAACTGTTGGAGAATAGAATCCTGCATCGGTCATAtgacaaaataatatataacTAATATATGGTAGTTTCCACCCCTAATATCATCGAGACTTTTTGTGATAAAGTCCAACACCTAGCAATAGGTGGTTAAGTTGGGACAATATCAATGACATTGGTTGCCTATAAAGTTACCATAGTATCAAAGCATACTATTCTTTCGACACGTTCCAGGTCCAATTTACTAGACTCGAATGTGCCTAGCTCTAGCTTAAGGATGTTGAATGACTGGGTCCTAGAAAAGTTGCGTTGGTTCTAGTTCCTGAATGATGGTCGGGCTCTTAAAAAGTTGTGTAAGCTCCAATATAATAGTTTGACCAATTCTCAATGTGGAAATTTGTTTCGGTCTTGTGACCCCATGTGAGACCACTCCTGAGGAGGCATGTTGGAGATTGGATCCCATATCGGTCGTAtgacaaaataatatacaacTAATATATGGAAGTTTTGCCCTTAATATCACCGATGTCATTTGTAATAAAACTCAATACCTAACAATGGATGATTAAGTTAGGAAGTTTAGCAATACCAATCAAATCTTTTAAGCTAATATTCAAGTATTTGAATTTCTATTGGGTATCGCTAGTTGACAAATCGACACACAGATGGGGGTGCTTTGGCTAATTGACAAATTTGTCAGGCACAGCATATATGATGTGTTTTCTTGTAAGGATTTGGGCAAGATTTTGCTCTTGTCATGCTTTTGGAATCCTTGAAGACTACAGGAGTCGTTCATCGTTCACACTCATAAGTCATACTAACACTATATAATTGAATGAACCTTCTAGCATGTCCGGTGAATCCCCATTTGTCATGGATACCTACATGAAATTCGTGCCGACGTCTTTTTAAGCTGTTAAATCAAATTCAATGATCAACGGTCACCAATTTTAGACTGTTTAAATTTGACCCAATTATACAACGATATTTGGTGCCTTAAAATACCTAAAAAGTTGAGCTAATGGATCAAAAgcattacaaaatatcaaactGAGAAACTCTTGTTTGATATTGCAACGTCACCGTGTTGTATAACTATCTTCTCGTGCTATAACATGTGTTTAATCACTGATCCTTAAAATTTGGTATCAAGAATTGAAATTAAGAGCTCGTTTAGAACTGCTTCTTTAAAAATCACCACTTCTCATAAGCGCTTTCAATAGAAGTGCTTCTATGAGAAGCGCATAGAAAATTCTAAAAGCGAGGGACCATGAATTTATGCACTTTTAAAGTTAGaggaataaaaaaacctaaatgaATCGTCGCACGACAATAATTCAATTGTAATATCAAATCGGGGGTGGGGAGTTAGATTCATCATATGCCATGAAACAAAATATCCCATTGATCGTATCACTGTTCAAAGGCATAACACTGCCCATGATCTTGGTGCCCTTGAAAACCCAAGGTACGTATGTAAATGCCTTAAGAAGCAAACAATCGAAACAGAAAGAGATTCTACTGCTCGGAAACTATATTTTTAACCCGTCGAAAGACCGACAAATCAACAAGCCTGCACAACCTGGGCAGTGTTAAAatgaataacaaaaaaatttgcctCCGTCCCGCAAAAAAGGGACCTTGCGTGTTATTTTGGGGCCCTTATTTTCTTCCTCACATTTTACAATTGAAAACGCTTGTAGTGATGCGGATAGCAAGTCCTCGGAACAGCGTGATCCAGTTACTGCTTGCTTAGGTTCCTGATAACGTATTGAAGAATGCCTCCGTGGTTGAAGTATTCCAGTTCCACCTGCAAGTGCAACCAAATCACAACATGAGCAACCTATAAACAGATCTTTACTAACGGGAGCTCACGAAAACACAGTAAATGCGTCAACCAAACAGCATTATCACAGAACGTTACTTCACTTAGTTTTAGAAATACAAAAGCAAATATAAAACACGGATGATGAAAGTAGCAAGTACCTCAGTGTCAAAGCGAACAGTGCAGGTGAAAGCTTTTCCATTGTCCGTTGTGACGGTCACATCTTGGCCAGGTTTAATCTCACTAATGTTGCTTGGGAGGTCAATGGTATACCGTTCGTGACCAGTCAATCCTAGTGTGTCTGCATCCTCACCGGCCTTGAAACAAAGAGGAATGATACCCATCCCCACCAAATTACTGCGATGGATTCTCTCGAAACTTTTAGCAATCACTGCTTTAACGCCCTGTTGCATGGCAAAAGTTAGTCAACCAAATGAGAAAGATACCGTAATGAAAACTTACAAACTCATTCAAATGGCGGTGTAAAATAACTCACCAATAGCATTGGGCCCTTGGCGGCCCAATCCCTGGAGCTTCCACTTCCATACTCGGCTCCGGCTATTACAATAGTGTCGTGCCCATCAGCCTTGTATCTCTGAAATAGAAACAGAAGATTGATTGCAAAGATTTAGTGAATAGTTTTCTGTAGTTAACAAAAGACAGAAATTTGTGAAATATTCATTGGTGACTCACAGTTGCTGCATCAAAGACAAAGAGTTTCTCCCCGGTAGGAATGTGAACTGTTTTAGGCCCTACTTCCCCATTCAAAAGCTTGTTAACGAGGCGGATATTGGCAAAAGTTCCCCTGGCCATAACTTCATCATTGCCACGACGACTTCCATAAGAATTGAAGTCTTTGCGGTCCACCCCACGCTCAAGAAGGTACTTGGCTGCAGGACTGTCCTTGTTGATGCTTCCCGCTGGGGAGATGTGATCAGTTGTAATACTGTCACCAAAATTCAACAAGCAGTACGCATCCTTCACTCCATGAGAACCAGGAGGATACATGGTCATATCCTTGAAGTATGGGGGCTCATGAATGTAGGTTGAATTAGGGTCCCATGAGTACAGTTTGGATTCGGGAACTGATAGCTGATTCCAAATGGGGTTGCCCTTAGTAATTGACTCGTAAGTGCTCTTGAACATATCTGGCAACACGCTGGATTGCACTACCTACAAAACATACAGTCATGAGTTAATTTTGTATACCGCTAAAGTTTCACAACAAATCCAAAATTCTAATTTACCTCAGCAATCTCCTCTGTGGACGGCCAGATATCCCTGAAATAGACGCTCTTACCATCCTTCCCTGTTCCAATTGGCTCCGTATCAAAGTCAATGTCAACctggaaaattaaattttaaggtTAACTTGTGTCAATGATTGTTTCATATGATGGACAAAAAGAGATCACTGCTCGCAGACTAACAAAATGAATTATTAAAACTCCCACGGCTTAAAAGGCATTCATAATAGTAGTAAATGACAGTGGGATAAAGAGTACATGCAGCAAATACCACTTCATAATGCTTCAACATCCAACATTGTCTTATTAATCAATTTTCTTGTTAAGAAAACAGTAAACATGCCAGCAACCAAGTGATTCAAGGAGTACGGAACGAgggtaaattaattaaatattgttaatatttttaGACACTATAATCTGATATTGAGCTCCAAATGACAGGATTTTAGAGACTATTTGCGTCAAGACCAGGATGAATGGATGTTCACATATCACTAGAAATGTAAATAAAATCATTCTGGCCTATTTCAGAATCAATAAGTACGAAAAGAAGTTTTACATGGGAAAatgaaatttataaattaacaaaaaggtGTATTATTCCTCCTGATGGCAAAATCCCATAATCATTAGAGCACGATACACACATAACAGGAACATGAAAGGCACAACCAGTGAGAATAACTCATCTTTAAAACCAAGTAAATACAATGAATATACAGGTGCAACAAAtaaaggagatgaagaaaaaaaaaattgggtagTTAACTATTGTCCATAGATGAAGCTGAATCAcataaccaaaaaaataaagccgcaaaaatgaaaaaacaaatacTTCGCACCCTATGCAAGTATGACATACCGTTCCAGCAAGGGCATAAGCAACCACTAAAGGAGGAGAGGCAAGGTAATTAGCTCTTGTCAATGGATGAACACGGCCCTCAAAATTCCTGTTTCCAGAGAGCACAGCAGCTGCTACAATGTCTGCAACAGAACGATCGAATTTCAGATCCACATGCTAGAGCTAGAGTAGAAACTAATAATATAGGACTTGAGTTCTTGTGAAGGAAATGAGAAATCATGTAACATGTAAATATGATTGAGTTTTACAAATTATATAACCTTTTATGCAAAAATAAACGATACTACTTCAACATTACCATTTTCCGATATAGCAGAAGCAACACTTTCATGCAGATCCCCTGAATTCCCAATGCATGTTGTGCACCCATATCCAACAAtattgaaaccttgttgatCAAAATACTTTTGCAATCCGCTGCATCAAACATATTAACTTTCAATAAACAATTTGTATCTAGTTTTAAAAAGTCTAATTCTCCAAAAACAGAAACCTACCTCTGTAGCAAATATTTTGTAACAACTCCAGAACCCGGGGCAagacttgttttaacccatgGCTTGACCTGAGTTGCCAGCAAATCAACATTCAattatacaaaaacaaaaacaagtttTCTTGCACAATCCATATTGCagacaaaagaaagaaaggggaaAAAATGGTCGATTGTTGTTGAGAACAATAAGATTGCCTCACCTGTAGACCAAGTTCACTAGCCTTCTTTGCAACGAGAGCAGCCCCAAGCATGACACTTGGGTTTGATGTATTGGTGCAACTTGTGATTGCAGCAATCACAACACTACCATGCTTAAGCTCTGCTGGCTGTCCATCGAATTGAAACTTTGCCACTTTGTTTTGCACCTCTTTTGGTATAGCAAATCCCTACATTCAGATAGAGTTTTAGGAAGGATGGTACGACAAAGAGAATTGCAACTGCAGCATTATctcataaaattaaatacacAGTATCTTACAGACTTACCTTGAACCCAACCTTGTTATCAAGACAAGCATGCCAATCAGATTTCATGTCTTTCAAAGTCACACGGTCATGAGGTCTGTGCCAAGAATACCAGTTATATATgaatatacaaaaaaataataataagcaaCGAATGGTAATTACACATTGAATAAAAATAACCTCTTAGGTCCTGAGATACAGGGCTCGACTTCTGAAAGGTTCAATTCCAGGTAAGATGAGTATGCTCGTTCTGTTTGAGGctgaaataaacaaattttagtCAACAGATGCATCTCAAACGAAGTTAGAAAGGTTGATTCAGATAATTAAAAATTGAGAAGAACAAAAATACCAAAGAGCTCTTACCTCATTATAGTCAACAAACAATTTATTTGCCCGCAGATAACTTTCAATCATT
Protein-coding sequences here:
- the LOC103404815 gene encoding aconitate hydratase, cytoplasmic-like, coding for MYINTASSAASSLLRASRARFSSSSAVSRTFVSSPLRPSHHHFASHRLLSSSSAARSFPRWSHGGVHWRSSYTLRSQIRAVAPVIEQFQRKIASMASENPFKPNLTSLPKPGGGEFGKFYSLPSLNDPRIDRLPYSIRILLESAIRNCDNFQVKKEDVEKILDWEKTAPKQVEIPFKPARVLLQDFTGVPAVVDLACMRDAMNKLGSDSKKINPLVPVDLVIDHSVQVDVARSANAVQANMDLEFQRNKERFAFLKWGSTAFHNMLVVPPGSGIVHQVNLEYLGRVVFNNDGLLYPDSVVGTDSHTTMIDGLGVAGWGVGGIEAEATMLGQPMSMVLPGVVGFKLSGRLNNGVTATDLVLTVTQILRKHGVVGKFVEFYGDGMGELSLADRATIANMSPEYGATMGFFPVDHVTLQYLKLTGRSDETVSMIESYLRANKLFVDYNEPQTERAYSSYLELNLSEVEPCISGPKRPHDRVTLKDMKSDWHACLDNKVGFKGFAIPKEVQNKVAKFQFDGQPAELKHGSVVIAAITSCTNTSNPSVMLGAALVAKKASELGLQVKPWVKTSLAPGSGVVTKYLLQSGLQKYFDQQGFNIVGYGCTTCIGNSGDLHESVASAISENDIVAAAVLSGNRNFEGRVHPLTRANYLASPPLVVAYALAGTVDIDFDTEPIGTGKDGKSVYFRDIWPSTEEIAEVVQSSVLPDMFKSTYESITKGNPIWNQLSVPESKLYSWDPNSTYIHEPPYFKDMTMYPPGSHGVKDAYCLLNFGDSITTDHISPAGSINKDSPAAKYLLERGVDRKDFNSYGSRRGNDEVMARGTFANIRLVNKLLNGEVGPKTVHIPTGEKLFVFDAATRYKADGHDTIVIAGAEYGSGSSRDWAAKGPMLLGVKAVIAKSFERIHRSNLVGMGIIPLCFKAGEDADTLGLTGHERYTIDLPSNISEIKPGQDVTVTTDNGKAFTCTVRFDTEVELEYFNHGGILQYVIRNLSKQ